The genomic segment ACCTAAATATTGGCGCTCACCGAATTAGGATTATAGGAGTTTATAAAGAAAAGGGTTCATTTCTTGGTCAAAGTATGGATAACTTCATTGTCATTCCTTATACATTTTACGAAAAAATCTTTCCCCGTCGTAAAACGACTATATTTGAAAAGGCTTTTGGTGGATATACAATAAGTGTTATACCTAAACCCAAAAAAGTTGAGAAGGCAATGGATGAAATAAGAGAGTTGATGAGACGGCGCCACGGATTACGTCTTGATCAGCCTGATGATTTTGAATTGGGCACCCAGCAGATGTTGTTTGAGTTATATCAGAATATAACTCGGGTAGGTTTTGTTGCAATCGTTGCGATTGCAGTTATATCACTGGTTGTTGGAGGAATTGGAATAATGAATATTATGCTTGTTTCAGTTGCAGAACGGACAAGGGAGATTGGTATTCGCAAGGCAGTTGGTGCATCAAACCAAAATATTTTATTCCAGTTTTTAACGGAATCCGTGGTTCTCGCATTTGTAGGGGGAGTTATTGGTATTATACTCGGAGTCTTGCTTGCCTTATTGATTTCAATCGTTTCGCCGCTGAAGGCGGCGGTGAGTCCTTGGATGATTTTTTTAGGATTTGGATTTGCTTCGGCAGTGGGCATATTCTTTGGCATATATCCTGCGCGCAAAGCCGCATCACTAAATCCTATTGAGGCATTGAGGTATGAGTAAAGAAGGAAGAACAGGATATCAGAGTATCAGGATATCAGGTTATGATAATCTAAATTGACTCAGAAAATTTTCTGAATATAATTTGCTCATGAGAGAAGTATATTATGATGAGTTGACGGGCATTTATAACCGTCGGTTCTTATATTACTGGGTTGATAATGAAATAAAGCGGGCGAATCGCTTTGCAACGAAATTCGGGTTGATTGTAATTGACCTTGATAACTTCCGGGATATAAACAACAATTATGGACACCTGGAAGGTGATAAAGTTTTAATAGAATTTAGTAATTTTTTGAAAAAAACGGTGCGGGAAGTAGACTCACTTGTTCGTTATGGGGGAGACGAATTCATTGTGCTTGTACCCAACACCGATTTCCATGGTTTAATGGAACTTGCCCAGAGGATATTAGCCAATTTAAATCAGACTGAAATCTTTAACCATAAAATATATTGTAGTATAGGCTGTGCGTTATATCCTGATGATGGAACAAATGTTGAGACTTTGATCAACCAGGCAGATAGGTTGATGTATCAGGCAAAAAAAGAAGGTAAAAATAGAATTGGATTAAAAGTAGAAATAACAAAAAAGATTGAACTGCCTGCAAAAGTTTTTATCGGACGGGAGAGTGAATTCAATGTATGTTCAAAAGTTTTAAGAGAATTCAATACAATTTTTATATACGGTGAGGCAGGTGTTGGGAAAACAAGGCTTGCCCTTGAGTTAAAGAATCTTTTTTCTGATTGCATATATTTACGTGCTATTTCATATGCGGCACTTGCTTCAGTTCCTTACCATCCATTTTGTAATATGTTCAGAGAGGTTGTTAATACGGATTTTGCAATGATTCAGCGGGTTATGAGGCAGATCCCCGATATTCACCGCCAGGAATTAATAAAATTGTTTCCCGAAGACAAAGTTATATCATCAAAAGTTGAAGAATTGGACAAATATCGTCTTTATGACAGCATTAACTTATTTTTTAATAAACTGGCTGAGTTGTTGATACCAAAGGTCGTGCTTTTGTTGATTGATGATTTACACTGGACTGATTCTTCAAGTTGTGAACTATTAGATTTTTTAATTAGACGACCGCCCAGGAATTTGAAAATCATTGGGACGTATAGGATTGAAGAGATTAAAAATGCGGCTGTTTATAATTACTTTGGGATATGGGCGCGTGAGAATTTATTTACAAAAATTGAACTAATGCCACTCAGCGAAACTCAGGTTTCAAACCTTCTTGGAATGATAATGGGAAATGTATCAATTTCGCTGTCAAAATTTATTTTCAAGTTAAGTGGCGGGAATCCCTTCTATATTGAGGAAATTTTAAGGGAACTGGAGAGACAGAATAAAATATATTATAATGGAAAGGAATGGATTATTTTATCAGAAAAAGAATTAAAAATACCTTCAAGTATTGAAGCAACGATATTGAGAAAGATCCAGTTCCTTGATGAAGAAACGAAATCAATTCTTGAAATTTGTTCTGTCTATGGTCAGGAATTTAATGATGAGATAATTGCATTGTGTGCGCATAAGAACGTTGGTGAGATCATAGATGCTGTTGACCATTTATTGAAGTTGGGATTTATTAAGGAGAGAATCAAAGATTTTTTCTTTTTCAGCGAAGATATAGTGAGACAGATTGTATATAAAAATATTTCGCGTGGAAATTTGATGAGATACCACAAGCAGGTTGGTGAGGCAATAGAAAAGTATTTCCACACCCGTTTGCCCAGTTATTATGAGCAACTTGCCCATCATTTTGTGATGGCGAATGAGCCAGCAAAGGCGTTACTATATTCAAAACAGGCGGGTATGAAGTGTAAAGAGAATTATGCCCATAAACAGGCGGTAAAATTTTTAACCAATGCTTTGCGATTTGAGGAGAATATAGATGAGATTTTTAAGATAAAATTTAACCTTTCCGAAATATATTTCTTGATGGGGGAGAATAAAAAAGCGATTGAACATTTGAATGATTGTTTGAAAATTAATCCAAACGACTATAAGATTTATAGTAAACTTGGACAGATTTATGAAAATATGGGTGAATATAAGATGGCTTTAAAGTACTACAATACAGGATTGAAACTAACTGTTCGGACCAGTGCATATTATCAGTTCAGTTCCGGTATCGCCTGGATTTACACAAGGCTTGGACAATATTTGAAGGCGAAAAAAGAATGCGAACAATTGTTGAAAAGAGCAAAGCAGATACCGGGGCAGGAATTAGGTTCAATTTATATTACATTAGGTGTTTCACTACTATATCTTGGAAAACTTGAAGGGGCGATATCTTATTTCAAGAAGGCACTTGAGATCAGGCAGAAATTAAATGATAAAAAAGGTATGGCGGCATGTTATCTTGACTTGGCAGTTGTCTATCAACAACAATTAAATTTTTCTCAGAGCGAGGAATATTACAAAAATGCATTAAGATTATATGAAGAGATTGGTTTCCAGGCAGGGATAACAGTTACAC from the candidate division WOR-3 bacterium genome contains:
- a CDS encoding diguanylate cyclase, with protein sequence MREVYYDELTGIYNRRFLYYWVDNEIKRANRFATKFGLIVIDLDNFRDINNNYGHLEGDKVLIEFSNFLKKTVREVDSLVRYGGDEFIVLVPNTDFHGLMELAQRILANLNQTEIFNHKIYCSIGCALYPDDGTNVETLINQADRLMYQAKKEGKNRIGLKVEITKKIELPAKVFIGRESEFNVCSKVLREFNTIFIYGEAGVGKTRLALELKNLFSDCIYLRAISYAALASVPYHPFCNMFREVVNTDFAMIQRVMRQIPDIHRQELIKLFPEDKVISSKVEELDKYRLYDSINLFFNKLAELLIPKVVLLLIDDLHWTDSSSCELLDFLIRRPPRNLKIIGTYRIEEIKNAAVYNYFGIWARENLFTKIELMPLSETQVSNLLGMIMGNVSISLSKFIFKLSGGNPFYIEEILRELERQNKIYYNGKEWIILSEKELKIPSSIEATILRKIQFLDEETKSILEICSVYGQEFNDEIIALCAHKNVGEIIDAVDHLLKLGFIKERIKDFFFFSEDIVRQIVYKNISRGNLMRYHKQVGEAIEKYFHTRLPSYYEQLAHHFVMANEPAKALLYSKQAGMKCKENYAHKQAVKFLTNALRFEENIDEIFKIKFNLSEIYFLMGENKKAIEHLNDCLKINPNDYKIYSKLGQIYENMGEYKMALKYYNTGLKLTVRTSAYYQFSSGIAWIYTRLGQYLKAKKECEQLLKRAKQIPGQELGSIYITLGVSLLYLGKLEGAISYFKKALEIRQKLNDKKGMAACYLDLAVVYQQQLNFSQSEEYYKNALRLYEEIGFQAGITVTLLDLGSLYFHYNLIKAEEYCMRSLEIAKLISAKRDIVFLYDNLGIIHMRRLMYDEALENFKSALEYAKETNFIEGICFINVHLSEFYRENGRRKQGLIHLKRAYKYAKELKLKQYFYDCQFEEIEYLLLTKRLQQAKKIPAPVRAKHTEATMAPSTNTTNHKRVYSPSLATPPGRLLFP
- a CDS encoding ABC transporter permease, yielding MGEIFNLALQTFKTHRMRSFLTTLGIIIGVTTVIAILSLIEGLNQSVARQIRSIGSDLIFVTKYSMVQMGPANIEEIAARPDLTPDDVFAIKQLPSVETAIPTIEQNYSKLKYRDKEVARTSIEGSSENFSKAHNYIVEIGRDLSSDDILYRRNVGVIGSYVAKNLFGDETPIGKDLNIGAHRIRIIGVYKEKGSFLGQSMDNFIVIPYTFYEKIFPRRKTTIFEKAFGGYTISVIPKPKKVEKAMDEIRELMRRRHGLRLDQPDDFELGTQQMLFELYQNITRVGFVAIVAIAVISLVVGGIGIMNIMLVSVAERTREIGIRKAVGASNQNILFQFLTESVVLAFVGGVIGIILGVLLALLISIVSPLKAAVSPWMIFLGFGFASAVGIFFGIYPARKAASLNPIEALRYE